From a region of the Helianthus annuus cultivar XRQ/B chromosome 5, HanXRQr2.0-SUNRISE, whole genome shotgun sequence genome:
- the LOC110943043 gene encoding GPI-anchored CFEM domain protein A-like, whose product MAFMKFLLLALLIAYSSISIISAEGRVVRKDLGVDLGGIGVGVGAGVGIGLGGSGSGSGAGAGSGSGSRSSSSSSSSSSSSSNSGSGGGDSEAGSSAGSYAGSHAGSGHRGGD is encoded by the coding sequence ATGGCCTTCATGAAGTTCCTACTACTTGCTTTGCTTATTGCCTATTCATCCATTTCCATTATAAGTGCCGAGGGCCGGGTTGTACGTAAGGATTTAGGTGTAGATCTTGGTGGCATTGGTGTCGGGGTTGGGGCAGGCGTTGGGATTGGGTTAGGGGGTAGTGGCAGTGGCTCTGGAGCAGGAGCTGGATCAGGATCAGGATCAAGGTCCAGCTCCTCCTCTTCTTCAAGCTCCTCGAGCTCGAGCAACAGTGGCTCTGGAGGAGGTGACTCTGAAGCAGGTTCGTCTGCAGGGTCCTATGCGGGATCCCATGCTGGATCTGGACACCGAGGTGGAGACTGA